The Ovis aries strain OAR_USU_Benz2616 breed Rambouillet chromosome 6, ARS-UI_Ramb_v3.0, whole genome shotgun sequence genome includes a window with the following:
- the CXCL1 gene encoding growth-regulated alpha protein precursor (The RefSeq protein has 1 substitution compared to this genomic sequence) codes for MARAANPAPRLLGAAMLLLLLVAAGRRAAGAPVVNELRCQCLQTVQGIHLKNMQSVKVTPPGPHCGQTEVIATLKTGQEVCLNPAAPMVKKIIDKMLNQASSN; via the exons ATGGCCCGAGCCGCGAACCCCGCCGCCCGGCTCCTCGGCGCCGCGATGCTGCTCCTGCTCCTGGTGGCCGCCGGCCGGCGCGCAGCAG GGGCGCCCGTGGTCAACGAACTGCGCTGCCAGTGCCTGCAGACCGTGCAGGGGATTCACCTCAAGAACATGCAGAGCGTGAAGGTGACGCCCCCGGGCCCCCACTGCGGCCAAACCGAAGTCAT AGCCACTCTCAAGACTGGTCAGGAAGTGTGTCTCAACCCCGCCGCCCCCATGGTTAAGAAAATCATCGATAAGATGCTAAACCA GGCCAGCTCCAACTGA